A stretch of the Janthinobacterium sp. B9-8 genome encodes the following:
- a CDS encoding caspase family protein: MKRFILLALLSTFPAWAWGESVPVLRLDTPQHHAPIRRIAVDATEQWLLTAGDDKTARIWQLPAGNPVGVLRVPVGTGFEGRLYALTISPDGKTVAIAGDTGAANGPMRVWFFDRASTRLIRTTLLGPGEIKQLRYSPDGQTLAACTATTPTLWLISAQGKVLANQSLQGNCYGMDFSPQGWLAISEFNRKLSIWHWRNGELKPLAETRDLAGDLPVSVAFSPDGQKLALGYVDIQAPVDIWDSSQLSNGQLKLLQRFKNNDLSFGALSNVAWSSNGQNLAAAGSAYRKEPNYVLRRWDLANGRTTDLVINSNTVTALRALPDGSLLFAGFNGRWGRVFSDERIETQPLAIADLRGADHLQIANDGLVVQWTYQYGEQTAWFNLHERIIRMGRAPNSLQSASTRGFGSWENHRQPEFAGKSIALAPGESSRSAARLGDDGLLGADFFIRRLDTNGQLRWQIPSGGEARAIVPTADNKRFVSAHSDGTLRWYQASNGQLLLSLFLHPDGIRWVMWTPQGYYDASPGSDQLLGWQINGGPDSQPDFFPVGKFRKTYHRPDVIDEYLNGWDIDLAIKAANNAILAEQLSPPKPAPLSISQILPPVVELMSPGEITTAADQLAIDVVVRSPADAKAQVLKVRVNGVESDIKNQIDASKLANGQPMRISFPLPAQAASVTIISGSPNGFSPVALLRVNRPPLPQPTPTTIPVPAATPMPSKLPVPVAATPAPTPSKIINPPIITPVPSKVIAPAPAIPTPTKVAIATPAPVPSKITTASPAPLVLKPSLPGKPKLFVLAVGVSKYANPDYDLGLAEKDARDFSRSMEAQRKGSLYGEVSTLLLTDSKATRSQILEGLKWLQSNVSNKDTAVLFLAGHGVTRKDRRYFFLPHDVDTKRLDETAVANEQFTEFIAQTKGQRIFFIDTCHAGNALGGRRFSHDIGQIVNDLSSDENGVVVFSSSTGKQLSQENRDWGNGAFTKVLVQGINGAADFRKTGWVTQKGLDFYLSSEVPQLTKGEQTPFTIIPFGIPDFPITERIKGVSK; the protein is encoded by the coding sequence ATGAAACGCTTTATTCTTCTCGCTCTTCTCTCCACATTCCCCGCATGGGCATGGGGTGAAAGTGTGCCGGTGCTGCGTTTAGATACGCCCCAGCACCACGCCCCTATCCGCCGCATTGCCGTTGATGCCACAGAGCAATGGCTACTTACTGCGGGCGACGATAAAACAGCCCGCATCTGGCAGCTGCCTGCAGGTAACCCCGTTGGTGTATTGCGAGTGCCTGTTGGTACAGGCTTTGAAGGCCGGCTATATGCCTTAACGATCAGCCCGGATGGTAAAACAGTCGCCATCGCGGGGGATACCGGCGCAGCCAATGGCCCGATGCGCGTGTGGTTTTTTGATCGCGCCAGCACCCGCCTCATTCGTACCACTCTGCTGGGCCCCGGTGAAATCAAGCAATTGCGCTACTCACCTGACGGGCAAACGCTGGCCGCCTGCACAGCGACCACCCCTACTTTGTGGCTGATCTCTGCCCAAGGCAAAGTGCTGGCTAATCAGTCACTGCAAGGCAATTGCTATGGAATGGATTTTTCGCCGCAAGGATGGCTGGCGATCAGCGAATTCAATCGCAAACTATCGATCTGGCACTGGCGCAATGGCGAGCTTAAGCCATTAGCCGAAACACGCGATTTAGCAGGCGATTTACCCGTGAGTGTGGCTTTCTCTCCCGACGGGCAAAAGCTAGCCTTAGGCTATGTGGATATCCAAGCACCAGTGGACATCTGGGATAGCAGCCAGCTCAGCAATGGCCAACTCAAGCTGTTGCAACGCTTTAAAAATAACGATCTCAGCTTTGGTGCACTCAGTAATGTTGCTTGGTCATCCAACGGGCAAAACCTTGCAGCAGCGGGCAGCGCTTATCGAAAAGAGCCTAATTACGTACTACGTCGCTGGGACCTCGCCAATGGCCGCACCACCGATTTAGTCATCAATAGCAATACCGTGACGGCATTGCGCGCTTTGCCCGATGGCAGCCTGCTGTTTGCAGGATTTAATGGCCGCTGGGGCAGAGTTTTTAGCGATGAGCGTATAGAAACACAGCCACTGGCCATCGCCGATTTACGCGGCGCAGATCATCTACAAATAGCGAACGACGGCTTGGTGGTGCAATGGACTTACCAATACGGCGAGCAAACAGCTTGGTTTAATTTGCATGAACGGATTATCCGCATGGGCCGCGCGCCCAATAGCCTACAAAGCGCCTCAACACGCGGCTTTGGCTCTTGGGAGAATCACCGCCAGCCCGAGTTTGCAGGTAAATCGATCGCACTGGCTCCTGGCGAGTCCTCCCGCAGCGCGGCGCGGCTAGGCGATGATGGCCTGCTTGGCGCTGATTTTTTTATTCGCAGGTTAGATACCAACGGCCAGTTACGCTGGCAGATTCCCAGCGGTGGCGAAGCAAGGGCGATTGTGCCCACTGCCGATAATAAACGTTTTGTCTCTGCGCATAGCGATGGCACATTGCGCTGGTATCAGGCTTCGAACGGCCAACTTTTGCTCTCGCTCTTTTTGCACCCCGACGGCATACGCTGGGTAATGTGGACACCCCAAGGCTATTACGATGCCAGCCCCGGCAGCGATCAGCTATTGGGTTGGCAAATTAACGGGGGGCCAGACAGCCAGCCCGATTTCTTCCCGGTAGGGAAATTTCGTAAAACTTATCACCGCCCCGATGTGATCGATGAATATCTTAATGGCTGGGATATTGATCTAGCCATTAAGGCCGCCAATAACGCCATTCTTGCCGAGCAGCTCAGCCCGCCCAAGCCTGCCCCTCTATCGATCAGCCAGATTTTACCGCCAGTGGTGGAGCTCATGTCCCCCGGAGAAATCACCACCGCCGCCGACCAGCTCGCCATTGATGTGGTAGTACGCAGCCCGGCGGATGCCAAAGCACAGGTTTTAAAAGTGCGGGTGAATGGCGTTGAATCAGATATCAAAAATCAGATTGATGCCAGCAAGCTTGCCAACGGCCAGCCCATGCGAATTAGCTTTCCTCTGCCTGCACAAGCCGCCAGCGTGACCATTATATCTGGCAGCCCCAATGGCTTTTCGCCCGTTGCCTTGCTGCGGGTTAACCGGCCTCCGCTTCCGCAGCCTACGCCCACGACTATCCCCGTGCCCGCAGCCACGCCCATGCCCAGCAAACTGCCTGTACCGGTAGCCGCAACGCCGGCCCCCACGCCAAGCAAAATAATAAACCCGCCCATCATTACACCCGTCCCCAGCAAGGTGATCGCCCCTGCGCCCGCTATCCCTACTCCGACTAAAGTAGCGATCGCTACACCAGCCCCTGTGCCAAGCAAGATCACCACAGCAAGCCCTGCTCCCTTGGTATTAAAACCATCCCTTCCTGGCAAACCCAAGCTTTTTGTACTGGCCGTGGGGGTCAGCAAATATGCTAATCCAGACTACGATTTAGGCTTGGCAGAAAAAGATGCCCGCGACTTTAGTCGCAGTATGGAAGCACAGCGCAAGGGATCGCTCTATGGTGAGGTGTCTACTTTATTGCTCACCGATAGCAAGGCTACCCGCAGCCAAATACTGGAAGGGCTGAAATGGCTGCAAAGCAATGTCAGCAATAAAGATACTGCCGTGCTGTTTTTAGCCGGGCATGGCGTTACCCGCAAAGACCGGCGCTATTTCTTTTTACCGCACGATGTAGACACCAAGCGCCTTGATGAAACCGCCGTCGCCAACGAGCAATTTACCGAGTTTATTGCCCAGACCAAGGGGCAGCGCATTTTCTTTATCGATACCTGCCATGCGGGGAACGCCTTGGGCGGGCGGCGTTTTAGCCATGATATCGGCCAGATCGTGAATGACTTATCGTCAGATGAAAACGGCGTGGTGGTGTTTTCGTCCAGCACCGGCAAGCAGCTTTCGCAAGAGAACCGCGATTGGGGCAATGGCGCTTTTACCAAAGTTTTGGTGCAAGGCATCAATGGTGCAGCCGATTTTCGTAAAACCGGCTGGGTAACACAAAAAGGGCTGGATTTTTACTTGTCGTCCGAAGTGCCCCAGCTCACCAAGGGCGAGCAAACGCCCTTTACCATTATTCCGTTTGGCATCCCGGATTTTCCGATTACGGAACGCATTAAAGGAGTATCAAAATGA
- a CDS encoding caspase family protein, giving the protein MNKWLPLLGLLLLGLQQNAWAEKKALIFTVSEYPKHIGTLRGVRYDAENARQLANAMGVNDSNIVLYKDAQLDLKGMRNALEQFANGVNEGDQVFFYYSGHGGQQVVQGGTRCAVGLISVDGKILLDSELQQFYQKIENKTSQLLTFVDACFSGGIFNNVVTRSLDQPKISPKFWGGREVSSKSQAVCDKPINVLTRAIDEHQADSGSINHVYITASRENEISFDEENSGGMVTVAWRQCLKSAPDLDRSGALSVAEIQQCAQKKLEDRLAGTSDFKASNITVRGKRESVFQLIANPNAPKPQAQPTISPAEKPIVVASLAPQVPSAINLQATLNDLYQSRDERRTVKLKTSKEGSYHIGDALSFEIQSSHSGYVYVLMVGSDNKTFDMLYPNQLAINNFLNKSSPLPLPSKGWKMRLAEPAGSNRLLVIVSDAPRDFSQLSYQKIGPFSIFNGTASSQYDLQSAMQALSPKQKCDSRVTCTSSYGAALLDITAE; this is encoded by the coding sequence ATGAATAAATGGCTCCCGCTACTGGGCCTGCTGCTGCTCGGTTTACAGCAAAATGCATGGGCTGAGAAAAAAGCGCTGATTTTTACCGTTTCAGAATATCCCAAGCATATTGGCACACTGCGCGGCGTGCGCTACGACGCCGAAAATGCCCGCCAGCTCGCCAATGCCATGGGAGTAAATGATAGCAATATCGTGCTTTATAAAGACGCCCAGCTCGATTTAAAAGGCATGCGCAATGCGCTGGAGCAATTTGCCAATGGCGTAAACGAAGGCGATCAAGTATTTTTTTATTACTCCGGCCACGGTGGACAGCAAGTAGTGCAAGGCGGTACACGCTGTGCCGTAGGCTTAATCAGCGTAGATGGCAAGATTTTGCTAGATAGTGAGCTACAACAGTTTTATCAAAAAATAGAAAATAAAACCTCGCAACTGCTCACCTTTGTTGACGCTTGTTTTTCAGGTGGGATTTTCAATAATGTGGTTACCCGCTCGCTGGATCAACCCAAAATCAGCCCCAAATTTTGGGGGGGCAGAGAAGTCAGCAGTAAAAGCCAGGCAGTATGCGACAAACCCATCAATGTATTAACCCGCGCCATTGACGAACACCAAGCCGATTCGGGCAGCATCAATCATGTGTATATCACCGCATCGCGCGAGAATGAGATTTCATTTGATGAAGAAAACAGCGGCGGCATGGTCACCGTGGCTTGGCGGCAATGCCTGAAATCAGCGCCTGATCTGGATCGCAGCGGCGCGCTATCCGTCGCCGAAATACAGCAATGCGCGCAAAAAAAACTAGAAGACCGGCTTGCTGGAACCAGTGATTTTAAAGCCAGCAATATCACGGTAAGGGGCAAGCGCGAATCGGTCTTTCAACTCATTGCAAACCCCAATGCCCCCAAACCACAAGCCCAGCCCACAATCAGCCCCGCAGAAAAACCAATCGTTGTTGCCTCGCTGGCCCCTCAAGTACCGAGCGCCATCAACCTGCAAGCCACGCTAAATGACCTTTACCAAAGCCGGGATGAGCGGCGAACTGTAAAACTAAAAACCAGTAAGGAAGGAAGCTACCACATTGGCGATGCGCTTAGCTTTGAAATACAAAGCAGCCATTCAGGCTATGTATATGTGCTGATGGTGGGATCAGACAACAAAACCTTTGACATGCTCTACCCCAATCAACTGGCCATTAATAATTTCCTGAATAAATCCTCGCCGCTGCCTTTGCCTAGCAAAGGCTGGAAAATGAGATTAGCCGAGCCTGCGGGCAGCAACCGCCTGTTAGTCATAGTCAGCGATGCACCCCGCGATTTTTCCCAATTAAGCTATCAAAAAATTGGGCCATTCTCTATTTTTAATGGCACAGCAAGCAGCCAATACGATTTACAAAGTGCCATGCAAGCGCTATCCCCCAAGCAAAAATGCGATAGCAGAGTAACGTGCACTTCATCCTACGGTGCAGCCTTGCTTGATATCACTGCGGAGTAA
- a CDS encoding OmpA family protein produces MNTRILLTPLILIPLLFNSYAAEPKNSEQMIESLLPKTMTRNIVIEEDGEVAPPSQQAGNPSISIPIVFEYGSSRLTLGSRRTLDTIARALNHPKLQAYQFLIEGHTDGKGSSETNQTLSEKRAAAVRDYLSGPRHVEQVRLLVIGKGASELLLPDEPYAAANRRVKFVNVGKIQGNKTE; encoded by the coding sequence ATGAACACCAGAATTTTACTCACCCCCCTTATCCTTATCCCGCTTTTATTCAACAGCTACGCCGCCGAGCCGAAGAATAGCGAACAAATGATTGAATCGCTGCTACCCAAAACAATGACACGTAATATTGTGATTGAAGAAGATGGCGAAGTAGCCCCGCCCAGCCAACAAGCAGGCAACCCCAGCATTTCGATTCCCATCGTGTTTGAATACGGCTCCAGCCGCCTCACCCTCGGCAGCCGCCGCACACTAGACACCATCGCCCGAGCGCTGAATCACCCCAAACTGCAAGCCTATCAATTTTTAATTGAAGGCCACACCGACGGCAAAGGCAGCAGCGAAACCAATCAAACCCTATCAGAAAAACGCGCTGCCGCCGTGCGAGACTACCTCAGCGGCCCCCGCCATGTAGAGCAAGTACGTTTACTTGTAATCGGCAAGGGAGCAAGCGAACTCCTCCTCCCCGACGAGCCCTATGCCGCAGCCAACCGCCGGGTGAAATTTGTCAATGTGGGGAAAATACAGGGAAATAAAACGGAGTAA
- the gltS gene encoding sodium/glutamate symporter, protein MLQLDFYGTLVAASLVLLLGRKIVEWSPPLRNYSIPEPVVGGLLVAVLLLLGRLSFGAEVKFDTGMQTPLMLAFFASIGLNADLASLKKGGRTLVIFTGVVVSMLMMQNIVGIAAASAMGISPLLGLLGGSITMSGGHGTGAAWSAVFSEKYGLASATEVAMACATFGLVMGGLIGGPVARYLVKKVQIPGSEHNSDDSPTPFEQPHAVRLITPQVFIETLALIAVSLMAGSALATLLKGTALELPGFVCVLFIGVVLRNGLSALGLYQVFDRGVSVLGNVSLSLFLAIALMTLRLWELGSLALPMLGILAVQAIVMALFAIFVTFRVMGKNYDAVVLAAGNCGFGLGATPTAIANMQAVTERFGPSHIAFLVVPMVGAFFIDIANAILIKLFLLLPIYG, encoded by the coding sequence ATGCTTCAACTCGATTTTTACGGTACTTTAGTCGCAGCATCGCTGGTTTTATTATTAGGGCGAAAAATTGTTGAGTGGTCACCGCCGCTGCGTAATTACAGCATCCCCGAGCCTGTGGTGGGGGGCTTATTGGTCGCTGTTTTACTGCTGCTTGGACGGCTGAGTTTTGGGGCCGAAGTCAAGTTTGATACCGGCATGCAAACGCCGTTGATGCTCGCATTCTTTGCCAGTATCGGCTTGAATGCAGATCTTGCCAGCCTGAAAAAAGGCGGCCGCACCCTCGTTATCTTTACCGGCGTGGTGGTTTCCATGCTGATGATGCAAAACATCGTCGGGATTGCCGCCGCCAGCGCTATGGGTATCAGCCCTCTGCTTGGCCTATTGGGCGGATCAATCACCATGTCGGGCGGGCATGGCACGGGCGCTGCGTGGAGTGCCGTGTTTAGCGAGAAATACGGCTTAGCATCCGCCACCGAAGTCGCCATGGCTTGTGCCACATTTGGTCTGGTGATGGGCGGCTTAATTGGCGGGCCGGTTGCGCGTTATCTGGTTAAAAAAGTACAAATCCCCGGCTCTGAACATAATAGCGACGATAGCCCCACCCCCTTTGAGCAGCCACATGCTGTGCGCCTGATTACCCCCCAAGTCTTTATCGAAACACTGGCCCTGATTGCTGTGAGCCTGATGGCGGGATCGGCACTCGCAACATTATTAAAGGGAACTGCCCTTGAATTACCGGGTTTCGTATGTGTGCTCTTTATTGGTGTGGTGCTGAGAAATGGTTTATCTGCATTAGGTCTTTACCAAGTCTTTGATCGCGGCGTATCGGTATTAGGGAATGTAAGCCTGTCACTGTTTTTAGCCATAGCCTTAATGACCTTGCGCTTATGGGAATTAGGCTCATTAGCGCTACCTATGTTGGGCATTCTCGCGGTGCAAGCCATCGTGATGGCGCTTTTCGCTATCTTTGTTACATTCCGCGTGATGGGCAAAAACTACGACGCCGTGGTTTTAGCCGCCGGTAACTGCGGCTTTGGCCTGGGCGCTACGCCTACCGCCATCGCCAATATGCAAGCCGTAACCGAACGCTTCGGCCCCTCCCACATCGCCTTCTTAGTTGTGCCCATGGTTGGCGCATTCTTTATTGATATTGCTAATGCGATTTTGATTAAGCTATTTTTATTGCTGCCGATTTATGGGTGA
- a CDS encoding Mth938-like domain-containing protein yields the protein MKLQHTAIENLNQFSGYGDDFVRVNTEQYQGNVLVTASEVHVWRPLGFDDLTEADFTAVLAYKPEVVLLGTGKTIRFPHPRLYSALAAAHIGLDVMDTGALCRTFNILTSEDRKVVALIVHN from the coding sequence ATGAAATTACAACATACCGCCATCGAAAATCTGAATCAGTTCTCAGGCTATGGTGACGATTTTGTGCGGGTGAATACCGAGCAATATCAGGGCAATGTGTTGGTTACCGCTAGCGAGGTCCATGTTTGGCGGCCTTTGGGCTTTGATGATTTAACTGAGGCCGATTTTACTGCGGTGCTGGCGTATAAGCCTGAAGTGGTTTTATTGGGCACAGGAAAAACCATTCGCTTTCCACATCCGCGGCTCTATAGTGCACTAGCCGCCGCGCATATTGGTCTGGATGTGATGGATACCGGCGCACTATGCCGCACCTTTAATATTTTGACTTCGGAAGATCGCAAGGTAGTGGCGCTGATTGTGCATAATTAA
- a CDS encoding pyridoxal phosphate-dependent aminotransferase, producing the protein MTTILKSNKLQNVCYEIRGPVPERARQMEEEGQRIIKLNIGNLAPFGFDAPEEVVQDMIRNLPNSAGYVDSKGLFQARKAVMHYTQSKNISDVTVDDIYIGNGASELIVMAMQGLLNDGDEVLVPMPDYPLWTAAVSLAGGTPRHYLCDEANEWYPSLEDIRSKISAKTKAIVIINPNNPTGALYPDSLLKDIIQIAREHSLIIYADEIYDKVLYDGATHTSIASLESKEKDILFVTFNGLSKNYRACGFRAGWMFVSGNKKIAKDYIEGLNILATMRLCANVPAQYAIQTALGGYQSINDLVKPTGRLAKQRDLAYKLLTEIPGVSCVKPRAALYMFPKLDPAIYPIADDQQFILELLQEEKVLLVQGTGFNWQTPDHFRVVFLPNLDDLTDAIARLARFLANYRKRHGTD; encoded by the coding sequence ATGACTACCATTCTTAAATCAAACAAATTACAAAATGTCTGTTACGAGATTCGTGGGCCTGTTCCTGAGCGAGCCCGTCAGATGGAAGAAGAAGGCCAGCGTATTATCAAGCTGAATATCGGCAATCTGGCGCCGTTTGGCTTTGATGCCCCCGAAGAAGTGGTGCAAGACATGATTCGCAACCTGCCCAATTCCGCAGGCTATGTCGATTCCAAAGGCCTGTTTCAGGCACGTAAAGCAGTCATGCATTACACGCAATCCAAAAATATTAGCGATGTGACGGTAGACGATATTTATATTGGCAACGGCGCATCCGAGCTAATCGTGATGGCCATGCAGGGCCTGCTCAATGATGGCGATGAAGTCTTGGTACCGATGCCGGATTATCCGCTCTGGACAGCCGCAGTCAGCCTGGCAGGTGGCACGCCACGCCATTATCTATGCGATGAAGCCAATGAATGGTACCCATCGCTGGAAGATATTCGCAGCAAAATCAGCGCCAAAACCAAAGCCATTGTAATTATCAACCCGAATAATCCAACGGGTGCTTTATATCCTGATTCGCTGCTCAAAGACATTATTCAAATTGCGCGTGAACATAGCCTGATTATTTACGCCGATGAAATCTACGACAAAGTGCTTTACGACGGCGCAACGCATACCTCAATTGCCTCTCTGGAATCAAAAGAGAAGGATATTTTGTTTGTAACCTTTAACGGCTTATCCAAAAATTATCGCGCTTGTGGCTTTAGAGCGGGTTGGATGTTTGTCTCTGGCAATAAGAAAATAGCAAAAGATTATATCGAGGGATTGAATATCCTCGCTACCATGCGACTCTGCGCCAATGTGCCTGCCCAATACGCCATTCAAACCGCGCTGGGCGGATATCAGAGCATTAATGATTTAGTCAAACCCACAGGCCGTCTCGCTAAGCAACGCGATCTGGCCTACAAGCTGCTCACGGAGATCCCGGGAGTAAGCTGTGTAAAACCAAGAGCAGCGCTCTATATGTTCCCTAAGCTGGATCCGGCCATTTACCCGATTGCCGACGATCAGCAGTTTATTTTAGAGCTATTACAAGAAGAGAAAGTGCTGCTGGTGCAAGGCACAGGCTTCAACTGGCAAACGCCTGATCATTTCCGCGTGGTGTTCTTACCCAATCTGGATGATCTCACTGACGCCATTGCCCGCCTTGCCCGCTTCTTAGCAAACTATCGAAAACGTCACGGCACAGATTAA
- a CDS encoding homoserine dehydrogenase: MKPINVGLCGVGTVGGGTVTVLKRNAIEITRRAGRPIVITMAANRDLVRARELCGDDITLTDDAMDVVNNPDIDIVVELIGGTTIAKDLVLAAIANGKHVVTANKKLIAEYGNEIFARATEKGVMVSFEAAVAGGIPIIKALREGLTANKIEWVAGIINGTSNFILTEMRDKGLAFADVLKEAQRLGYAEADPTFDIEGHDAAHKLTIMSAIAFGIPVQFDKAYLEGISKLSAIDIQYAQELGYRIKLLGMTRRREQGIELRVAPTLIPASRLIANVDGVMNAILVKGDAVGATMYYGPGAGAEPTASSVIADLVDITRLHTADPEQRVPHLAFQPSQIADLPILPIDEIETCYYLRINTEDKPGVLADITRLLADNDISVDAMLQRPIAGEARADIIIITHLAVEKRVNTAIKGIEALPSITGAVIRLRLEHLNG, translated from the coding sequence ATGAAACCCATCAATGTAGGTTTATGCGGTGTAGGCACTGTAGGCGGCGGAACAGTTACGGTTCTGAAAAGGAATGCCATCGAAATTACCCGCCGCGCAGGCAGGCCGATTGTCATTACCATGGCAGCCAACCGTGATCTAGTCCGTGCTCGTGAGCTATGCGGTGATGACATCACCCTGACAGACGACGCTATGGATGTAGTCAACAACCCAGACATCGACATTGTGGTAGAACTCATTGGCGGCACCACCATCGCCAAAGACCTCGTCTTGGCTGCCATTGCCAATGGCAAGCATGTAGTCACCGCCAATAAAAAACTGATCGCCGAATACGGCAATGAGATTTTCGCCCGCGCTACCGAAAAAGGCGTGATGGTTTCATTTGAAGCCGCCGTAGCCGGTGGCATCCCGATTATTAAAGCGCTGCGTGAAGGCCTAACCGCCAATAAAATTGAATGGGTGGCGGGCATTATCAATGGCACATCTAACTTTATCCTGACAGAAATGCGCGATAAAGGCCTTGCCTTTGCCGATGTATTAAAAGAAGCGCAACGCCTTGGCTATGCCGAAGCTGACCCTACTTTTGATATCGAAGGCCACGATGCCGCGCATAAGCTCACCATCATGAGCGCGATTGCCTTTGGCATTCCGGTGCAATTTGATAAAGCTTACTTAGAAGGCATTAGCAAGCTGTCCGCCATTGATATTCAGTACGCACAAGAGCTGGGCTATCGCATCAAACTGCTGGGCATGACTCGCCGCCGCGAGCAAGGCATTGAGCTACGTGTTGCCCCTACGCTGATCCCTGCCAGCCGCCTGATTGCCAATGTAGATGGCGTGATGAATGCGATTTTGGTGAAGGGCGATGCCGTCGGTGCCACCATGTATTACGGCCCCGGCGCAGGTGCCGAGCCAACAGCGTCTTCCGTAATTGCCGATCTGGTCGATATCACTCGCCTGCATACCGCAGACCCAGAGCAACGCGTGCCGCATCTGGCTTTCCAGCCATCGCAAATTGCTGATCTGCCGATTCTGCCGATTGATGAAATTGAAACCTGCTACTACCTGCGTATCAATACTGAAGATAAGCCTGGGGTTCTGGCCGATATCACCCGCCTACTTGCCGACAACGATATTTCGGTCGACGCCATGTTGCAGCGCCCGATTGCTGGCGAAGCCCGTGCCGATATCATCATCATCACGCATCTGGCCGTCGAAAAACGCGTCAACACCGCCATCAAAGGCATCGAAGCCCTGCCAAGCATCACCGGCGCAGTCATCCGCTTACGCCTTGAGCATTTGAACGGCTGA
- the thrC gene encoding threonine synthase, whose product MRYISTRGGMPPQSFSAILLGGLAPDGGLVMPEVCPRLTQADLERLAPLPYAELAFEVIRLFVDDIPEADLKALVAKTYTAEVFGSADITPIKTLAPNLHLQQLSNGPTLAFKDMAMQLLGNLFEYVLARDDKEINIVGATSGDTGSAAEYAMRGKKGVNVFMLSPAGKMSPFQRAQMFSLQDANIHNIAVKSMFDACQDMVKAINNDAAFKQDYKIGAVNSINWGRVVAQICYYFKGYFAVAKTVGEPVDFCVPSGNFGNICAGHMARQMGLPIRRLIVATNENDVLDEFFSSGGYHPRGLDRTFETSSPSMDITKASNLERFVFDLLGRDAGKLSTLWKGIDAGIGFDLSADDFAKMRDIYGFRSSRSTHQDRLDNIRSVFETYGVEIDPHTADGYKAAIEHRDANVAMVILETALPAKFENTMLDAIGQKPQRPAALHDLEKLPQRFDLLEADVAALKAYLVERIKA is encoded by the coding sequence ATGCGCTATATCTCTACTCGCGGCGGTATGCCGCCTCAGTCTTTTTCAGCCATTTTGCTCGGCGGCTTAGCGCCCGATGGCGGCTTGGTGATGCCTGAAGTGTGCCCGCGCCTTACGCAGGCCGATTTAGAACGCCTCGCTCCCCTGCCCTATGCTGAGTTGGCTTTTGAAGTGATTCGTCTGTTTGTCGACGACATCCCCGAAGCAGATTTAAAAGCACTAGTCGCCAAGACTTACACCGCCGAAGTATTTGGCTCCGCCGACATTACGCCGATCAAAACACTGGCTCCTAATCTGCATCTGCAACAGCTCTCTAATGGCCCAACGCTGGCTTTTAAAGATATGGCGATGCAATTGCTGGGCAATCTATTTGAATATGTGCTGGCGCGTGACGATAAAGAAATCAATATCGTCGGCGCAACTTCGGGTGACACCGGCTCGGCGGCGGAATACGCCATGCGCGGCAAAAAGGGCGTGAATGTATTTATGCTCAGCCCCGCTGGCAAAATGAGCCCCTTCCAGCGCGCACAAATGTTTAGCCTGCAAGACGCCAACATCCACAATATCGCGGTCAAGAGCATGTTTGATGCCTGCCAAGATATGGTAAAAGCCATCAATAACGATGCGGCGTTTAAGCAAGATTACAAAATTGGCGCGGTCAATTCGATCAACTGGGGCCGTGTAGTGGCGCAGATTTGCTACTACTTCAAAGGCTATTTTGCCGTGGCCAAAACGGTGGGCGAGCCGGTGGATTTCTGTGTGCCGTCAGGCAACTTTGGCAATATCTGCGCAGGCCATATGGCGCGCCAGATGGGTCTGCCGATTCGCCGCCTGATTGTGGCTACCAATGAAAACGATGTGCTGGACGAGTTTTTCAGCAGCGGCGGCTACCACCCACGCGGCCTTGATCGCACTTTCGAAACATCCAGCCCATCGATGGATATCACCAAGGCTTCTAATCTGGAACGCTTTGTCTTCGATTTGCTAGGCCGCGATGCAGGCAAATTATCCACCCTATGGAAAGGCATCGATGCTGGCATCGGCTTTGATTTAAGCGCGGACGATTTCGCCAAGATGCGCGATATCTATGGCTTTAGATCCAGCCGCAGCACCCATCAAGACCGCCTCGATAATATCCGTAGCGTGTTTGAGACTTACGGCGTAGAAATCGACCCTCACACCGCCGACGGCTATAAAGCAGCCATCGAGCATAGGGATGCCAACGTCGCCATGGTCATCCTCGAAACAGCCCTGCCCGCCAAGTTTGAAAACACCATGCTGGACGCCATCGGCCAAAAACCACAACGCCCGGCGGCCTTGCACGATCTTGAAAAGTTACCGCAGCGCTTTGACCTCCTAGAAGCAGACGTGGCGGCGCTTAAGGCTTATTTGGTGGAGCGGATTAAAGCCTAA